One genomic window of Coffea eugenioides isolate CCC68of chromosome 1, Ceug_1.0, whole genome shotgun sequence includes the following:
- the LOC113779573 gene encoding receptor-like protein EIX2, translating into MTMGGSTHFSVFLLVAIILLCSSSKTVNATCYASEKQALMDFKKDLKDPSGRLSSWIHDIDCCKWEGVVCSNRSGRVIQLHLQCPVGEIDDFGNEEISPLSGKISHSLQNLTHLRYLDLSLNNFSGIPIPSFFGSLRSLRYLNLSGAGFQGMVPYQLGNLSSLRTLSISAWQPPTLRVDNLQWLAGLSNLEHLDMSRVNLSLASNWQEVINTIPSLVEIHFPSCQLDLISHHLGRDTFVFHANFSSLTVLDLSGNFIGYVIPRWIFSLTALASLDLSDNSFKGPLPRGSWNLTSLQHLDLSFNHLNGSLPDELIHLNNLTSLNLGWNHFEGSLDGIWNWSSLTSLDLSYNNFTTFLPSQLSTLTALISLDLATNHFRGSIPSSIANISKLQHLDLYDNNLSSSLPSEVFTLKDLISLDTSGNHLNGPIPYAVGNCTNLEILSLFDNALSGSVPSNLGKLSSLEHWDVSNNKLTGTLPESFWQLSKLEDLRIHNNSMEGIVSESHLDNLSALWYFDASGNSLTLKVSASWTPRAQFEVLRLGSWKLGPQFPTWIRSQKILSDLNLSFTGISDTIPPWIFNSSLGYIDFSHNQLHGGISHALCEVKNENQVLWYLDLGENSLSGEIPDCWMNYPHLERIDLNSNNFTGSIPRSLFLLEDLDYLGLGNNSLTGPITFDFVNHE; encoded by the exons ATGACCATGGGTGGATCAACCCATTTCTCTGTTTTCTTACTCGTCGCCATAATTTTACTCTGTTCTTCCAGCAAAACTGTAAATGCAACTTGCTATGCAAGTGAGAAACAAGCTCTTATGGACTTCAAGAAAGACTTGAAAGATCCCTCTGGTAGACTCTCGTCTTGGATTCACGACATTGATTGCTGCAAATGGGAAGGAGTTGTTTGTAGCAACCGAAGTGGCCGCGTCATTCAACTTCACCTTCAGTGTCCTGTTGgtgaaattgatgattttggTAATGAGGAAATATCACCATTAAGCGGTAAAATCAGTCATTCGTTACAAAATTTGACTCACTTGCGTTACCTTGATCTAAGTCTAAATAATTTCAGTGGAATTCCAATTCCCAGTTTTTTTGGGTCTCTCAGAAGTCTAAGGTACCTGAATTTATCTGGAGCTGGATTTCAAGGAATGGTTCCCTATCAGCTTGGAAACCTGTCAAGTTTACGCACTTTAAGCATATCAGCTTGGCAGCCTCCTACTCTCCGAGTTGATAACCTGCAATGGTTGGCTGGTCTCTCTAATCTGGAGCACCTAGACATGAGTCGCGTGAACCTTAGTCTAGCGTCTAATTGGCAAGAGGTGATTAACACGATCCCTTCTCTGGTAGAGATACATTTTCCCTCTTGTCAacttgatttaatttctcatcATCTTGGCAGAGATACATTTGTCTTCCATGCCAACTTTTCTTCTCTTACTGTCCTAGAtctttctggaaattttattggATACGTCATCCCTAGATGGATTTTCAGTCTTACTGCCCTTGCTTCTCTTGATTTAAGTGATAACTCGTTTAAAGGCCCATTGCCTAGAGGTTCTTGGAACTTGACTTCCCTCCAACACTTGGATCTTTCTTTCAACCATCTGAATGGTTCACTACCAGATGAGCTTATTCATCTTAACAATCTCACTTCCCTCAACCTTGGCTGGAATCATTTCGAAGGCTCCTTGGATGGAATTTGGAATTGGAGTTCCCTTACATCTTTGGATCTATCATACAATAACTTCACTACCTTCCTCCCAAGCCAATTATCCACTTTAACTGCCCTAATTTCACTTGATCTTGCCACCAACCACTTTCGAGGTTCTATCCCAAGCTCTATTGCCAACATTTCCAAACTTCAACATCTTGATCTATATGATAACAACCTTAGCTCCTCTTTACCAAGTGAAGTATTCACATTGAAGGACTTGATTTCACTTGATACAAGCGGTAATCACTTGAATGGTCCAATTCCATACGCAGTTGGCAATTGTACCAATCTAGAAATCCTTTCGCTATTTGATAATGCTCTATCTGGTTCAGTTCCATCAAATTTAGGAAAACTGTCATCCTTGGAGCACTGGGATGTATCTAACAACAAACTCACTGGAACTCTTCCTGAAAGTTTTTGGCAGCTTTCCAAACTTGAAGATCTTCGTATTCACAACAATTCAATGGAAGGCATTGTGAGTGAGAGTCACTTAGATAATCTGTCAGCTTTATGGTATTTTGATGCATCTGGAAACTCCTTGACCTTAAAAGTAAGTGCAAGTTGGACTCCTCGTGCCCAATTTGAAGTACTTCGATTGGGCTCGTGGAAGCTGGGTCCCCAATTTCCTACATGGATCCGATCACAAAAAATCCTTTCGGATTTGAACTTGTCCTTCACCGGAATTTCAGATACCATTCCACCTTGGATATTCAACTCATCATTGGGATATATAGACTTCTCTCACAATCAACTCCATG GAGGCATCTCTCACgctttgtgtgaagtgaaaaatgaaaatcaagttCTTTGGTATCTGGATCTTGGGGAGAATTCTCTATCAGGAGAAATTCCTGACTGTTGGATGAATTACCCACACTTGGAACGGATTGACCTCAACAGCAATAACTTCACTGGAAGCATTCCAAGGTCATTGTTTCTTTTGGAAGATCTGGACTATTTGGGCTTGGGTAACAACAGTCTAACTGGTCCGATAACCTTTGACTTTgtaaatcatgaataa